CGGTTGTCGGTTGTTATATGTATGACGAACAAGTTTTTGATATTATCCGCACGCTTCAACCTTCTGGGCGCGGTGAATATGAAATTACGAGCGTTAATGATGTTTATCGCCAGCGACAACAGTTAGAATTTAGCTTTGTGCGCGGTCGTTGGGCGGATGCAGGCACGTTTGAATCGTTAAATGAAGCCAATCAAATGTTACTGTCAGTTCGCAATCAAATTTTGACTGAATAGTTCGTAATTCGTAGTTCGTAATTCGTAATTCGTAATTCATCCTTCACCCTTCATCACTCATATATTTTCGATTCAGGTGCGATCGACTATAATCTCGGACAGGCCTGTCATCTTAATACTGTATGTCCGACCAACCGCGTACTCGCCAAGAACTCTACGATCGCGTCCGTGCTATGGGTAAGGAGCAGTTTATCCTTGAGGAGATGATTCGCTTCGGATTTTGGCCTGCTGAAGGGGAAATGCCCGAAGACCCGGCGGATGAAATTCGGCGTAAAGCGCAGATTCAGCAAGAACTAACGCAGTTGCGCCAGCAAAACCGCTCGTTACAGGATGAAGCGGCGGCGCGCAAGCGATTATTGCAGGAAAGACTGGCAGAGTCGCGGCGCAAGCGGCAGGAAACCAAGGAACGGCGGGAACGAGAACGCCAGGAACGGGCGGCAGCTTGGCGGGAACGACAGCAGCAGGATATCGGCTATTTGGGTGAGGGCGTATCGGCGGGGCTGAATGAGAGGGATTGCCGTGAGGAACGTTTACAGGCGCGCGGTTTGCCGATTTTGAAGAATGCGGCGCAAATTGCCGAGGCAATGGGGATTTCAGTGGGACAGTTGCGATTTTTGGCGTTTAATCGCAAAACGTCGAAGATTTCTCACTATGTTTGCTTCAATATTCCTAAAAAGACGGGCGGGGTGCGTCGGATTTCGGCCCCGATGCCGAAGCTAAAGGCAGCACAACATTGGGTTTTTGTCAATATTTTGGAACGGGTGGAAGTGGGGGAGGCGGCACACGGGTTTTTGCGCGATCGCTCGATTGTCACTAACGCGCAGCCTCACGTCGGTGCAGAGGTTATTATTAATTTTGACCTGAAGGATTTCTTTCCTTCTATTTCCTACAAGCGCGTCAAAGGGTTGTTTCGCGCGATCGGCTATTCGGAGGCGGCAGCAACGATCTTTGCGCTTTTGTGTACGGAAGCGGATACCGTAGCCGTGGAACTCGACGGTACAACCTACTATGTTGCCACGGGCGATCGCCACCTCCCCCAAGGTTCTCCTGCCTCTCCCGCCCTCAGCAATGTTCTCTGTCGCCGTCTGGATAAGCGTTTGAGTGCGATGGCTGCTGAATGCGGGTTTACTTACACTCGCTACGCCGACGATCTCACGTTTTCTGCTTCGGGGGAAAGTTTGCGGCATCTGTGCAATATTATGCGGCGAACCGAAGCGATTGTCACCCATGAAGGATTTGCGATTAACCCGGAGAAAACGAGGATTTTGCGCCGCAAATCGAGTCAGATGGAAGTGACGGGCGTAGTCGTTAATGAATTTCCGAATTGCGATCGCGCCACCCTCAAACGCTTCCGCGCGACTCTATTTCACATCGAACGCGATGGCATTGAAGGCAAACATTGGGGCAATTCTAACAACGTCCTAGCAGCAATTCAAGGCTTTGCGAGTTTTGTTGCGATGGTTAATCCCGAAAAAGGGCGCGAATTTCAAGCGCAAATCCAGCGCATCAAAGCCCAAATTCAGCCGCAAAGCGTTACTCCTACTGGAATCATTGTTGAATGCTACAAAAAGGGCAGCCAGTTAAAAGTTCGCGTTGTTTCGCCGGGATATAATTCCGATTGGAACGTGCAATTTCCTCGCAATTTGCGGGAGGAGGGAGCGCGTTTTATTGTGGAAGAGTTGCAAGAAGATGTTCGAGGTGGATTTTATCGAGCGGGGGGGAAAATAGAGCGTATGAATTCTGAGTTATGAGTGATGAATTATGAATGTTGAAAGTAGGGTGCGTTAGCGGAGCGTAACGCACCATCAAACAGTAAGCCAAGACTCATTTAAATGATGAATTATGAAGGCTGAAATAGCGCTATAACGAGCTTTTAAACTCCTTTAAAAGAATTGACTGTATCGACGGGTGTCTCTCTACTACTTCTTTGACGGAGGCGACTGACTAAACCGATCGCAATTCCTAAAACAATGAGACTGCCGCCTAACAACTGAGACTGAGTTGGGACTTCTCCAAGTAGTAAAAATGCGATCGCAATGGCAGCGATGGGATTAAAGGAACTCGCGATCGCAATCTCGGCTGAAGTCGCACCTTTTAGCGCAGTAAACCAACACAGTTGACCGCCAACGACAATTAAACCGCCATAAAGCAACATCCATTGCCACAGAAACGGCGAAAAAGCTTCAGCAAAATGCGCCATCCCAAATAACTTTATCGCCAGAGTAAAAAAGAAAATTGTGCCTAAAGTCGTGCGAAAAATCGTAAAAATTCCCAAAGGAATCTGTTGGAGGCGCGATTGACTGATAAGAGTCGAAATGGAAAGAAAAATTGCCGCGATCGCAGCCATTAACTCTCCTTGACCGATAATAAGTCCAGAACCCCCCATTTTCATCGTTGCCGTTGAATTGGTTAAAACTGCCGTCACCACCACTCCACAGAACGATACCAGCGAACCCATTGCCGTCCAAACATTGACGCGCTCGCCCAAAAAGATAACACTTAAGATTAAAGTCAGGGGTGTTTCCAAACGACTTATCAACACGACGTTTGTCACCATTGTTTTTTCAAGCGCCATGAAAAAAAGACCGGGCGCGATCGCGCTTGCAAGCACTGCTGTAACAGCCATCGCCAACCAATCTCCCCTCTTCAATCGCGCCAAATTATTACGATTCCAATGTCGAATAAATAGGGGAAGCAGCACCAACAAAGCGCAAAGATTGCCCACAAACAATACATTGCAGGACGAAATCGGGTTGCGATCGTTTAGGAGATGCTGTTCGCCAAGATTTATCAGTCTTCGCGTCACAGAACTCGAGGCAGCAAAAATAAAAATTGCTAGCCACAAATAAACCGAACTGGGAAGATTGCGCAATCTCATTGTTTGCCCGACTTAGCTTGCCGTTCGGGATGTCCAAACCAGGACTGTTCGCGATCGCTATACTTTTGGACTAACACTTGTTCCACATCGTTCATACTACCCTCTGCCGCAATCCAACCCCCTTCAATATCGGGAAAATCAATCTTGCAATTCTCGCATTTCTTCCCGTCGTAAAAGCGAATCGGACACCAGAAAGATTCCACATTCCGCAGCATTTCTGCACCGAGCGAATACACTCCCGTCATCCAGTCGCAGTACAGACACCAAATCAAATCTTTACCGATTAAACCTTGAAATTTTTGGCGACTGACATTTACCCACTCGCTGTGATTGTATTTCGGAAAACCCAACAGCCAAGTTAGCCAGGGATAAACAAAAATTTCGGCAAAACGAATGAGAAAAAAGACAGGAACAACAACCGATGTCACCCACAACGCGAGATTATTTCGCCACCATCCCAAACGTTGATTGTGGAAACGGGCGATGCCACATCCGGCTGTCGTCTGACGATGTGCCAACTCGTGCAGCGCGCACCACAATTGCAGGGCTGTGATTTGCGCGACTAACGCTGCAAAAATACCGCTCGCACCGTCGATTAGCCCGCTTATAAGCCAGGGAACCCACAGCATAACGGATAAGATAACATCGAGCCAAGGCGCTTTCGTAAAAGACTCGAGCAGATCCTTACCTAATCCGCCGAGCCGAGGCAGCAAGGCGAGCATTAAGATAATGGCAACTTCTAGGCTGAAAGTTGCCGCAAAAACGAGTAGAAATGAATTCATATTTTCCTCTGGGGCTAGAGCAGATAAATCCGAATTAATCCGGTACGCTCTCAATGAATTTTAGCGGGCGACTCGGAACCCACTTATAAAATTAATACCAATTTAAGATTGCGTTGCCTAAAATCAACTCTCCTAAATTCTCAGGATAACGGTGCGTTACGCTTCGCGCTCCACACCCTACTTTTCATTCTATGCAGCTTCATATCAATCTGGTATAACATCTATTTTAGGATTGAGCCATGCACCGAGAGACGAGCGCATTTTTATTAGGTATTAATGATTAATATGCAATAAAAAACAGCAGGACGAATATTAACCCGTCCCGCTGCTTCAAAAAACACAAATTTTAGCCTTAAACTTTGGCTTCTTTCACCAACTTCTCCCAGCCCAAATCTTTCAAGTTATTATTGCGACGTAGGGGGCGAGTTGCAAGCTCTAAAATATCGCGCGCGTTCGTGAAACCGTGGATTTGTGCGAAGGTAAACTCGACCGACCACTTGGTATTAATTCCCCGCGCTTCCAACGGATTTGCGTGCGCCATTCCCGTAATTACTAAATCCGGTTTCTGCTCGTAAATGCGCTGAATTTGATTGTAATTATCCGGCTTTTCGATAATCTTCGGAATTGGTACGCCCATGTCGTTACAAGTTTTTTCCAGTAACGCTAATTCTGCTGCTTGGTAGCGCTTATCCATATAAGGAATGCCGATTTCTTGGCAAGTCATGCCGCAACGAATCAAGAAACGCGCCAAAGAAATTTCCAGCAAATTATCGCCCATAAAGAAGACCGACTTACCGCGAATTAATTGGATATAATCTTCCAGATTTTCCCAAATTTGCGCTTCGCGTTCTTCCAATCCTTGGGGTTCAATTCCGAACACCGAACAAATCTTTTCAATCCAAGCGCGAGTCCCATCCGGGCCAATCGGGAAGGGTGCGCCGATGAGTTTGCACTTGCGACGGCGCATCAACGTTGTCGCCGTGCGCGAGAGGAAAGGATTCACCCCACAAACATAGTAACCTTCTTCTAAAGTTGGCAGTTCCGTGTAACGTTTTGCGGGCAACCAACCGGAGACATTAATGCCTTGTTTCTTCAGTTCTAAGGTTAAGTTGGTGACGACGGGATCGGGGAGCGAACCGAAGAGAACTAAAGGATGATGATTGACATCTTCAGCATCTTGTGCGATATCTTCTTTCTTGCGACCGAAGTTGAGCAGTTTTTTAATTGCGTTGCGTTCTTCTTTTTCTGATTCAACGACTTTGCTCGGGCATTTATTTGCCATAGAAGCAAGCACGGTATCTTCGCCTTGAGTGAAGGCATAATCGAGACCGTTAGCGCGCGCGGTGACGATAGGAATGCCGATTTCGGCTTCGAGTTTGGGGGCGAGACCTTCCAAATCCATTTTAATGATTTCGGTGGTACAAGTGCCGATCCACACGATAACGCTGGGGTTGCGATCGCGCTTAATTTGCAAGCACAATCTTTTCAGTTCTTCGTAATCGTTCAGTTGGGCAGAAATATCGCCTTCTTCGAGTTCCGCCATTGCATAGCGCGGTTCGGCGAAAATCATCACGCCCATCGCATTTTGCAGGAAGTAACCGCAAGTTTTTGTGCCGATGACGAGGAAGAAACTATCTTCAATTTTTTGATACAACCAAGCAACGCAACTGATGGGGCAGAAAGTATGGTAATTGCCGGTTTCGCAGTCGAAGTTAAGAGCGGAAGGTTCTTGAGCGACGGTCATAATTTATCTCCTGTTATTATTTTGGGAACCGTAAAGTAAAGTTAGAGTAGAGGCGCATTGCTTGCGATTTTATGGCGGTGGGTGTTGCGGATTCATATCTTGTCGAATTTGGTTGAGGTAATCTGTATCGGGGTCTGAGTTAGAGTTTTGCTCTTTTGATTCTGCTTCCCCAAGTAAAGGGATAGATTTTGCTTCCTGTATACGCATTTTATCTCGTATATCTAATTCAATATCTGGATCGAAATCTAAGCCTAATGCTTTCACTAACTTGTTATAGTCACTGCTAAGTTCTAAGAAAGAATTCAGTAATACTCTAGCATTTTCATCCAAAGCACTAACTGCACCTAACACAAACATTGAATCGGGACGAGACCCTTCTGAAAGTTTATACCATCGATTCGTAGAATCCATAAGTTTGTGAATCCAGTCTAAGTTGATCTCATAATAATCGAGCCACTTATCTCTTAATTCCAATTTAAACTTTTCAAAAGACTGTTGAAATTCCATAAGACTGAGCGATTTTATTGATTCCTATATTATAAGATTTGATTAATATATTTAATATCAAAGTCTTAAAGGAGCTAAGTTTAGCACTCATTTCGTAGGGGCATAGCATTGCTCATTGCTTGCGATTTCATGACGGTGGATGTTGCGAATTCATATCTTGTCGAATTTGGTTGAGGTATTCTGTATCGGGGTCTGAGTTAGAGTTCTGTTCTGTTGATTCTGGGAGTAAAGGAACGACTTCAGCTTGTTTACTCCTGAGAATTTCTAATTCTCGTTGTACTAACATCGATTCTGGATCGAGATTTAATCCTAACTTACTAATTAAAGTGTCTCTATCTGCATTGACTTTCACTAAATAGGGTAATAGTTTTGTGAGTCTTGGTTCGAGAGCCGTAATGACACCCAGAATAAATTCCCTAGATATGCTAAATTTTTTATCACTATAGGAATCTACTTTATAGAGACCTGAAGCAACAATCCAGACTCGATTTGCTTCGTAATACTCTAGCCATTTTCTTTCAAGCTCGCTTTCAATTTCTTCAAGAAACTCATCGATCTCATCACTTGTACTCATAAAGTAAATACTTGGGAATCAATATTGAGCGGAGAGGTTAAGCTAAGTCACCTATTTACTCCCGATCGTCTTCACATTCTATTGATTTATATCCTGTCTAATGCGATCGAGATATTCGAGATCGGGGTCGGTATTTGATTTTTTAGCTTCTGACTCTGGCGGTAAAGAAATAAGTTCTGCGTTTTGCATTTTTGAGGCTGCTCGTTTTTCAAGTTCTTTCGCTAAGTCGAGATCGAATATATCGATCGTTTTTGTTATTTTTTGGGGATCCGAGGTTAGCTTTTTAAAAACTTTCAATAAACCTGAAAATTTGGGATTTAGCGCACTTAAAACACCCAGCAAGAAGTAGTGACTTTGATCTCTACTATTGGCGCTCCAAGTTACATCCCTATAAACGCCGAGGGTTTCAATCCAATCATAATTTTCTTCGTAGAAGTCGAGCCATTCTTCTTTTAGTTCGCTTTTGAGTTCTTTAAAAGCTTCTACAAAATCCATAAGAAAATTAGATAGAGCTTGACACTACTCATCTTCATCATCTGGTAAAAGTCCAATTACTTCGATCTTGCTGGCATTAGCCCGATTTTGTGCGGTTTCCTCGGAACGCTTCGCAAGCTCTATATCTGGGTCAAAATGCAGTCCTAAAACCTCAACTAATTTATCAGCATCGCCGTTGAGTTTATAGAAAGGAATCATTAAGTTTTCTAGCTTTGGTTCTAGTAATCCAGTAGGGTGGGCAATGCCCACCTTACCATCCATCTTTCTCACTAACTAGCGATCGATTTCTTCGCGACTGCGATCGAAATGTTCGCTACCATTATCATTCGGGAACGAAGGTACAGATTCAAGAAGTAAAGGAATTAGGTTAGCCTGTTGAGCTTTAACTTTTGCTCGTTCGGCGAGTTCTTTTTCCACATCTAAGTCCAAGATTTGGAGGACTTTTAAGATTTGTTTTGAATCCGAGGTCATTTGTCCAAAAATATGTAGGACTTCCGTGAGACTTGGCTCTAGCGAACTTAAGACCCCCAAGACAAAGTAATAATTGTTGGCACGCTCGATTTCCGAGCTATGCAGTGCTTGAGATACCCCAAATTGTTCAATCCAATGACGATTGACTTCGTAGTAATCCAGCCATTTATCTTTGAGGTCTGTCTTAAGATGTTCAAAAGATTCTAGAAATTCCATCATGTTCCTTACCCTGATGCGACATGATAATCAGGATTTTTCTCTGATGAATTCTATTAAACCATCATTAAGTCTAATTCTTCTTCTTCAGTCTTAGGCGGCTGTTGCGGATTGAGGTAGAAGTCGGAGAGTAAGGAGAATAATTCGCGGTCTTGGGCATCATTGGGAACGACTCCTTCGGGCAGGGCCAGAACTTGGTCGGCGATGTTGAGGTAGTAATCGCAGACATATTCGAGGGAAGGGTCGGTTTCTGCCATTTCAAACAAGGTTTTGCCTTTAACGCGAGAGACGCGGATATCTTCAATTAAGGGCAGGACTTCGAGAATCGGCATCGGGACGGCTTCGATGTATTTTTCGATGAGGTCGCGCTTAGAGGTGCGGTTGCCGATGAGTCCGGCGAGGCGGAGGGGATGGGTGCGGGCTTTTTCGCGGACGGAGGCGGCGATGCGGTTGGCGGCGAACAGGGCATCGAAGCCGTTGTCGGTGACTATCATGCAGTAGTCGGAGTAGTTGAGGGGGGCGGCAAATCCGCCGCAGACGACATCGCCGAGAACGTCGAAGAGGATGACATCGTATTCGTCAAAGGCGTTGAGTTCTTTGAGAAGCTTAACGGTTTCGCCGACGACGTAACCGCCGCATCCAGCACCGGCAGGAGGTCCGCCTGCTTCTACGCAGTCTACACCGCCATAGCCTTTGTAGATGACATCTTCGGGCCAGATGTCTTCGTAGTGGAAGTCTTTTTCTTGGAGGGTGTCGATGATGGTGGGGATGAGGAAGCCGGTGAGGGTGAAGGTGCTGTCGTGTTTGGGGTCGCAGCCAATTTGTAAGACTTTTTTACCGCGTTTGGCGAGGGCAACAGAAATGTTGCAGCTTGTGGTCGATTTGCCGATTCCGCCTTTTCCATAGACTGAGAGTTTCATGGGGTTGTCTCCTTCTTCACCGGGTTGACTGCTATCGATCGCATTATCAGCGAACTGCCCGGTGTTGGGAAGGGGGGAGAAAAATGAAAAAGCGCGATATTTCAAGGCGAGCTTTTATTCTAAATTTATAAAGCTGCTTAGCGATTC
The sequence above is a segment of the Oscillatoria sp. FACHB-1406 genome. Coding sequences within it:
- a CDS encoding reverse transcriptase family protein, with translation MSDQPRTRQELYDRVRAMGKEQFILEEMIRFGFWPAEGEMPEDPADEIRRKAQIQQELTQLRQQNRSLQDEAAARKRLLQERLAESRRKRQETKERRERERQERAAAWRERQQQDIGYLGEGVSAGLNERDCREERLQARGLPILKNAAQIAEAMGISVGQLRFLAFNRKTSKISHYVCFNIPKKTGGVRRISAPMPKLKAAQHWVFVNILERVEVGEAAHGFLRDRSIVTNAQPHVGAEVIINFDLKDFFPSISYKRVKGLFRAIGYSEAAATIFALLCTEADTVAVELDGTTYYVATGDRHLPQGSPASPALSNVLCRRLDKRLSAMAAECGFTYTRYADDLTFSASGESLRHLCNIMRRTEAIVTHEGFAINPEKTRILRRKSSQMEVTGVVVNEFPNCDRATLKRFRATLFHIERDGIEGKHWGNSNNVLAAIQGFASFVAMVNPEKGREFQAQIQRIKAQIQPQSVTPTGIIVECYKKGSQLKVRVVSPGYNSDWNVQFPRNLREEGARFIVEELQEDVRGGFYRAGGKIERMNSEL
- a CDS encoding DMT family transporter, coding for MRLRNLPSSVYLWLAIFIFAASSSVTRRLINLGEQHLLNDRNPISSCNVLFVGNLCALLVLLPLFIRHWNRNNLARLKRGDWLAMAVTAVLASAIAPGLFFMALEKTMVTNVVLISRLETPLTLILSVIFLGERVNVWTAMGSLVSFCGVVVTAVLTNSTATMKMGGSGLIIGQGELMAAIAAIFLSISTLISQSRLQQIPLGIFTIFRTTLGTIFFFTLAIKLFGMAHFAEAFSPFLWQWMLLYGGLIVVGGQLCWFTALKGATSAEIAIASSFNPIAAIAIAFLLLGEVPTQSQLLGGSLIVLGIAIGLVSRLRQRSSRETPVDTVNSFKGV
- a CDS encoding ferredoxin:protochlorophyllide reductase (ATP-dependent) subunit N; the encoded protein is MTVAQEPSALNFDCETGNYHTFCPISCVAWLYQKIEDSFFLVIGTKTCGYFLQNAMGVMIFAEPRYAMAELEEGDISAQLNDYEELKRLCLQIKRDRNPSVIVWIGTCTTEIIKMDLEGLAPKLEAEIGIPIVTARANGLDYAFTQGEDTVLASMANKCPSKVVESEKEERNAIKKLLNFGRKKEDIAQDAEDVNHHPLVLFGSLPDPVVTNLTLELKKQGINVSGWLPAKRYTELPTLEEGYYVCGVNPFLSRTATTLMRRRKCKLIGAPFPIGPDGTRAWIEKICSVFGIEPQGLEEREAQIWENLEDYIQLIRGKSVFFMGDNLLEISLARFLIRCGMTCQEIGIPYMDKRYQAAELALLEKTCNDMGVPIPKIIEKPDNYNQIQRIYEQKPDLVITGMAHANPLEARGINTKWSVEFTFAQIHGFTNARDILELATRPLRRNNNLKDLGWEKLVKEAKV
- a CDS encoding DUF5331 domain-containing protein; translated protein: MEFQQSFEKFKLELRDKWLDYYEINLDWIHKLMDSTNRWYKLSEGSRPDSMFVLGAVSALDENARVLLNSFLELSSDYNKLVKALGLDFDPDIELDIRDKMRIQEAKSIPLLGEAESKEQNSNSDPDTDYLNQIRQDMNPQHPPP
- a CDS encoding DUF5331 domain-containing protein, whose translation is MSTSDEIDEFLEEIESELERKWLEYYEANRVWIVASGLYKVDSYSDKKFSISREFILGVITALEPRLTKLLPYLVKVNADRDTLISKLGLNLDPESMLVQRELEILRSKQAEVVPLLPESTEQNSNSDPDTEYLNQIRQDMNSQHPPS
- a CDS encoding DUF5331 domain-containing protein, which encodes MDFVEAFKELKSELKEEWLDFYEENYDWIETLGVYRDVTWSANSRDQSHYFLLGVLSALNPKFSGLLKVFKKLTSDPQKITKTIDIFDLDLAKELEKRAASKMQNAELISLPPESEAKKSNTDPDLEYLDRIRQDINQ
- a CDS encoding DUF5331 domain-containing protein, producing MDGKVGIAHPTGLLEPKLENLMIPFYKLNGDADKLVEVLGLHFDPDIELAKRSEETAQNRANASKIEVIGLLPDDEDE
- a CDS encoding DUF5331 domain-containing protein, whose translation is MMEFLESFEHLKTDLKDKWLDYYEVNRHWIEQFGVSQALHSSEIERANNYYFVLGVLSSLEPSLTEVLHIFGQMTSDSKQILKVLQILDLDVEKELAERAKVKAQQANLIPLLLESVPSFPNDNGSEHFDRSREEIDR
- the bchL gene encoding ferredoxin:protochlorophyllide reductase (ATP-dependent) iron-sulfur ATP-binding protein; the encoded protein is MKLSVYGKGGIGKSTTSCNISVALAKRGKKVLQIGCDPKHDSTFTLTGFLIPTIIDTLQEKDFHYEDIWPEDVIYKGYGGVDCVEAGGPPAGAGCGGYVVGETVKLLKELNAFDEYDVILFDVLGDVVCGGFAAPLNYSDYCMIVTDNGFDALFAANRIAASVREKARTHPLRLAGLIGNRTSKRDLIEKYIEAVPMPILEVLPLIEDIRVSRVKGKTLFEMAETDPSLEYVCDYYLNIADQVLALPEGVVPNDAQDRELFSLLSDFYLNPQQPPKTEEEELDLMMV